A region of Pyxidicoccus trucidator DNA encodes the following proteins:
- a CDS encoding Stp1/IreP family PP2C-type Ser/Thr phosphatase: MSSTAGQTAASRLKIVSAGLTDVGRKRNHNEDSFLIDDELQLYVVADGMGGHAGGGTASRIAVETIDKEMRRAREGKDNPFLSVPNLQDSPIPESLRTAVEKACLAIFTAAQEDARLSGMGTTVISLVVRDEHAFFAHVGDSRAYLIRGDLIQQISEDHSLVNEQIKAGMITPEEAKHSRYKNIITRSVGFEEEVQVDVMGLVSEPGDVFLLCSDGLANMLEDREIHEAVVRSRTLDEVPKHLIDLANERGGDDNITVIVVRVEA; encoded by the coding sequence GTGTCCAGCACCGCAGGGCAGACCGCGGCCTCCCGCCTCAAAATTGTCTCCGCTGGCCTGACCGACGTCGGGCGTAAGCGCAATCACAATGAGGACAGCTTCCTTATTGATGACGAGCTGCAGCTCTATGTCGTGGCGGACGGAATGGGCGGTCACGCGGGTGGTGGAACCGCGTCGCGCATTGCCGTCGAGACCATCGACAAGGAGATGCGTCGGGCTCGGGAAGGGAAGGACAACCCCTTCCTCTCCGTGCCCAACCTGCAGGACTCGCCCATCCCCGAGTCCCTCCGCACGGCGGTAGAGAAGGCCTGCCTGGCCATCTTCACCGCCGCGCAGGAGGACGCGCGCCTGTCCGGCATGGGCACCACCGTCATCTCCCTGGTGGTCCGGGACGAGCACGCCTTCTTCGCCCACGTCGGCGACAGTCGCGCGTACCTCATCCGGGGCGACCTCATCCAGCAGATCTCCGAGGACCACTCGCTGGTCAACGAGCAGATCAAGGCCGGGATGATTACCCCCGAGGAGGCCAAGCACTCCCGCTACAAGAACATCATCACCCGCTCCGTCGGCTTCGAGGAGGAGGTGCAGGTGGACGTCATGGGGCTGGTGTCGGAGCCCGGCGACGTCTTCCTCCTCTGCTCGGACGGCCTGGCCAACATGCTCGAGGACCGCGAAATCCACGAGGCGGTGGTCAGGTCGCGGACGCTCGACGAGGTGCCCAAGCACCTCATCGACCTGGCCAACGAGCGGGGCGGGGACGACAACATCACCGTCATCGTGGTGCGCGTGGAAGCCTGA
- a CDS encoding M23 family metallopeptidase: MAKKSFTLMVIPDHDAPVKRYTIQRSFLMQVGMGLMLVVGLSAGASIHYFQVAADASENRILREENLTLRSQLKSVRERIEHIGSTLDRVERFDQKLRAITLLSDPQRNLAMGPTEPEAGTTAPTTDTQFTQLTTTETPKALLGRLDRLSAEATRQEQSLQELQAYFQDQKSLLASTPSVWPARGWVTSDFGSRLDPYTADRVMHAGIDIAAPHGKEIYSPSDGTVVFAGLEGGYGNVLVIDHGYGIKTRYGHLAKMLVKAGDRVKRGALIAAVGNTGRSTGPHLHYEVRVNGIPQNPRKFILEE; this comes from the coding sequence GTGGCGAAAAAGTCCTTCACACTGATGGTGATCCCGGACCACGACGCTCCGGTGAAGCGGTACACCATCCAACGGTCCTTCCTCATGCAGGTGGGGATGGGGCTGATGTTGGTGGTGGGACTGTCCGCCGGGGCGAGCATCCACTACTTCCAGGTGGCCGCCGACGCGTCGGAGAACCGCATCCTCCGCGAGGAGAACCTGACGCTCCGCTCGCAGCTCAAGTCGGTGCGCGAGCGCATCGAGCACATTGGCTCCACGCTGGACCGGGTGGAGCGATTCGACCAGAAGCTCCGCGCCATCACCCTGCTGTCGGACCCGCAGCGCAACCTGGCCATGGGCCCCACGGAGCCCGAGGCGGGCACCACGGCGCCCACCACCGACACCCAATTCACTCAGCTCACCACCACGGAGACGCCCAAGGCGCTCCTGGGGCGGCTGGACAGGCTGAGCGCCGAGGCCACCCGCCAGGAGCAGAGCCTCCAGGAGCTGCAGGCGTACTTCCAGGACCAGAAGTCGCTGCTGGCCTCCACGCCGTCCGTCTGGCCCGCGCGCGGCTGGGTGACGAGTGACTTCGGCTCGCGTCTGGACCCGTACACCGCCGACCGCGTCATGCACGCCGGCATCGACATCGCTGCGCCGCACGGGAAGGAAATCTACTCCCCGTCGGACGGCACGGTGGTCTTCGCGGGCCTCGAGGGCGGCTACGGCAACGTGCTCGTCATCGACCACGGCTACGGCATCAAGACGCGCTACGGCCACTTGGCGAAGATGCTGGTGAAGGCCGGCGACCGGGTGAAGCGTGGAGCGCTCATCGCCGCGGTGGGCAACACCGGCCGCTCCACCGGACCGCACCTCCACTATGAGGTCCGCGTCAACGGCATCCCGCAGAACCCGCGCAAGTTCATCCTCGAGGAGTAG
- a CDS encoding GGDEF domain-containing protein has translation MPYPLDDATATALIALHPWVLQRHREAPVQAAVEVLLQAEQARRGHPDAKTGALQVPALTQGSLLKEEYDLSTHAHHDGWRVGAVIADVQGMIHVNARFGFPTGDAVLRATAESLAAQYPGAKVLRLHPDCLAALLVPTSQLTVSEDLDASTRERLARDVRRVLPEGTPDADVPTWTVSLLELTVDAPSHWQVLGPLVWAELERTHVMVRTGRASGLQRRRLRLDGFVPGPGTL, from the coding sequence ATGCCCTACCCGCTCGACGACGCCACCGCCACCGCCCTCATCGCCCTCCACCCGTGGGTGCTGCAGCGCCACCGGGAGGCGCCCGTGCAGGCCGCCGTGGAGGTGCTCCTCCAGGCCGAGCAGGCCCGTCGGGGCCACCCGGACGCGAAGACGGGGGCCCTCCAGGTCCCCGCCCTCACCCAGGGCAGCCTCCTCAAGGAGGAGTACGACTTGTCCACGCACGCCCACCATGACGGGTGGCGCGTGGGCGCCGTCATCGCCGACGTGCAGGGGATGATTCACGTCAACGCCCGCTTCGGCTTCCCCACCGGGGACGCGGTGCTGCGCGCCACGGCCGAGTCCCTGGCCGCGCAGTACCCGGGGGCGAAGGTGCTCCGCCTGCACCCGGACTGCCTCGCCGCGCTGCTGGTGCCCACCTCTCAGCTCACCGTGAGCGAGGACCTGGACGCCTCTACACGCGAGCGGCTGGCCCGCGACGTGCGCCGTGTGCTGCCCGAGGGCACTCCCGACGCGGACGTGCCGACGTGGACGGTGAGCCTGCTGGAGCTGACGGTGGACGCGCCCTCGCACTGGCAGGTGCTGGGGCCGCTGGTGTGGGCCGAGCTGGAGCGCACCCACGTCATGGTGCGCACCGGGCGCGCGAGCGGGCTGCAGCGTCGGCGCCTGCGGCTGGACGGCTTCGTCCCCGGGCCCGGCACGCTGTAG
- the rlmM gene encoding 23S rRNA (cytidine(2498)-2'-O)-methyltransferase RlmM, with protein MPAQTLAARPGHWLWTCRAGFEPHLYEELEWAGAHPRLLGEALVESEAVGGLAPAFARAGYRVAVSLTASTPDDIAEAAARTVRALAGRAPWVVQAFTPDTPRGNTLTAPAEALEAAVRARLPSERLVDDAQRAREAGAVLVGLCVAPDGVTVVGTVPASEALSLAAGGRRRMKRAGESPSRAAMKLEEALDGLAFEPGRGDVCVDLGAAPGGWTQRLVARGARVVAVDPAKLMPELAANRRVTHVQESAFAYAPEEPVDWLFCDMAWRPLEVAQLLAKWGRKGWARQLVANIKLPMKDKNPMLLRVRQTLTKEGGWEGLVVRQLYHDRDEVTVTAHRMK; from the coding sequence ATCCCCGCACAGACGCTGGCCGCCCGGCCGGGGCACTGGCTGTGGACCTGCCGTGCGGGCTTCGAGCCCCACCTCTACGAGGAGCTGGAGTGGGCGGGCGCCCATCCCCGCCTGCTGGGCGAAGCGCTGGTGGAGAGCGAGGCCGTTGGCGGCCTGGCTCCCGCCTTCGCCCGGGCGGGCTACCGGGTGGCCGTCTCCCTGACGGCGAGCACGCCTGACGACATCGCCGAGGCCGCGGCCAGGACTGTCCGGGCCCTCGCCGGCCGGGCGCCCTGGGTGGTGCAGGCCTTCACCCCGGACACGCCGCGCGGCAACACGCTGACGGCGCCCGCGGAGGCGCTGGAGGCGGCCGTGCGCGCGCGACTCCCCTCGGAGCGGCTGGTGGACGACGCGCAGCGGGCGCGCGAGGCGGGGGCCGTGCTGGTGGGGCTGTGCGTGGCACCGGACGGGGTGACGGTGGTGGGCACGGTGCCGGCGAGCGAGGCGCTGTCGCTGGCGGCGGGCGGGCGGCGGCGCATGAAGCGCGCGGGCGAGTCTCCCTCGCGCGCGGCCATGAAGCTGGAGGAGGCGCTGGACGGGCTGGCCTTCGAGCCCGGGCGCGGAGACGTCTGCGTGGACCTGGGCGCGGCGCCGGGCGGGTGGACGCAGCGGCTGGTGGCGCGTGGGGCGAGGGTGGTGGCGGTGGACCCGGCGAAGCTCATGCCCGAGCTGGCCGCCAACCGCCGCGTGACGCACGTGCAGGAGAGCGCCTTCGCCTACGCACCCGAGGAGCCGGTGGACTGGCTCTTCTGCGACATGGCGTGGCGCCCGCTGGAGGTGGCGCAGCTGCTGGCGAAGTGGGGCCGCAAGGGCTGGGCCCGGCAGCTGGTGGCCAACATCAAGCTGCCGATGAAGGACAAGAACCCGATGCTGCTGCGCGTGCGCCAGACACTGACGAAGGAGGGAGGCTGGGAGGGCCTCGTCGTCCGGCAGCTCTACCATGACCGGGACGAGGTGACGGTGACGGCCCACCGCATGAAGTGA